One window from the genome of Oreochromis niloticus isolate F11D_XX linkage group LG20, O_niloticus_UMD_NMBU, whole genome shotgun sequence encodes:
- the LOC102079006 gene encoding uncharacterized protein LOC102079006 — MNFDSLEGSIQNLLSVLFPPFEATAPTLLSQLFQVIDSHYQGDALRCLLDFLVPAKHILDTVQQAACAPYSGVLFVYEGWPLCLCDQVVVHLAPIDPVLLQPGDFYLQVAPFCDQSARIVVCSLLEDEDLLEEVVEETPIPETSYPCIFSLDWLDELNDGRQGTPLSRCLLATEQGVVRLPWERVAVPEFADRPHSARSSMASAPRSYPPLPSPLPLLSPLPNSLSNESLPVIPSKESALKPLPLTIQNSVLTSSSHPSAFSVETRICPAKHGIAVSLCLVDASAASSSRLIRVTETESEPKPLGWVSPNTWDSRFTGKSTSTKPSTVSDTWTPTNTDLIVCKGEDKGAEITEQDKGKDRNLQDTSRGEPAPIVGAEGEYIDILQATMLFGRAQSVKEEKQKSEAQIQPHAQIQGQMQRYPQRLAQIQPQDSHSQTQGQTATWMPPPTQWQAQVQLPAKPQTQSHLRPNASVEKGPPSTFSHSQPHHPHSDFTDPSECVRTVHFSEKPCTPCMRRKQGGKVSRAQELRCRYRDSYQAALQNPVTFGKEKEKGTALAVVEEDGDFSLCNNRQGPLETETRDLCFNVQRMYCDSGMQNHRAEAVCKESGDYDTTPYWKPGDTNITPCMDYRGINACQFGELPEQTYDRTTVPFREPLDVKSAYGSTHNVNGTNPTVETQMTNAKAQSSSHDTAQSRVSTKHHGLPFSSSEISGKHVTLKPCEQLPNRTSSAGSPFTASQNRQVCTSDKRCSSLSTAVVDTSEKCELVIVDGKNVRRRENTNSCAEIPQLHVVKCKNSTAFRLVSPKINRRKMAVPDGDQPGSASITSRNSQQTQKPSQTDTPLVAGTQKTSRPPSARPRPDHLPLGSPDPGAHPLYLGVASLTGGRDRTGRAVVELYGDHPGWRTAVTSQEIFQMLLYFHSITRTEIRDSGMTLVFDARKTNPQPHLYKALMTLQEQRPQAVSSLVLLVDKENNFRPERCPGIQTDIVTSVKSLLKLAEASQLSSHLDGTLSHGNVDWKELHQKLFPFVYDLHVASSLLLRAISKLEEPRRTDTVQGVQQCMIDQRTLMRDVLEDSRLVSLQREGGAILARLRKERDLKYPHCEDFSDAVDSVTGLYNHVEEQAHVLVQRSNVSLEHLEYLLQLREMEGHFTQIQQWFNEEGEHHLLEAESVEDSGDRMEQILNSFTGFLIEANDRRHHAMSLVSEAEQLQQRGISYPETEAFRDFVCTFKSGLEDFLCRAEACGRELQIMVNVCDFCEQATALASECIDYLDQCQSRIHAVQDLESASQVKQRDTLLQNQDSSPNIASLCQFDIHTEQGSHPATTGVSPSCTDSSILQAFHDRFQQFSPEKFQEVKAQAIFLQGSRGMRVWNFAWLRCQEAWQQLQERMQNVDEVYHQQPDSSSWCEGHFVDVVSTNVQTTSPGGHNLVVQSTPGPRHPQWESIISGAVDLGKRRLILGNNCTNSTAVACCNIIVKPEDYSEAGIYQGSKVAPQSPHRSERRTEREARRRQISRARSERDTAALSQSHTVGCQWFPWGRGLGVRSASQDSCTTGVAKAGSSTPPEQRVRTPSSCSHHGQPSCRILQEAQKFQISRHGSFCSEDSCMSDHGTVGGKGTACCKHSSLPIGRNEGNFGLESPHGSASRALRLQRVMEELVFTEREYVRSLGYILTHYLPLMDRLDIPQDLRGKRGVIFGNLEKLYDFHSHYFLPELEACPREPAMMARCFLRHSESFGLYALYSKNKPQSDALILHRRHDIFKKKQQELGDMMDLSSYLLRPIQRISKYSLLLQDMLALAGSYRSKDIMQDALCTSNICTQSVSAPAVYVPDLTSSERERERAEIQAAADLIRFQMRHGNDLLTMDAIQDCDVNLKEQGQLIRQDEFTVFFRKKKCVRRVFLFEDLILFSKTKKTDIGNDVYIYKQSFKTNDIGMTHNSAMSALCFEIWFRRRKSEDTYTLRASSVEVKKAWTTDLERILWDQAAHSREMRMQERVFMGMDRKPFMDIQPSDAAICDRAVSCVVTSRIPVACCSHRGLDYPRPHSIGSGSTTSTTLSQSSSSSGRGSLPPAGHPGNLSQGVDANPAVCSSPDAVTDNELNNHHLHLNCEQCDDRHPLMDSTESSECTNLLSNSEHSCLSAISGEIVDDSSCVSQNSQTCRTPSLRRSSSPTATRKKPGVAPKPPHRANSQVQGDALIIGKSTEV; from the exons ATG AACTTTGATTCTCTCGAGGGATCCATCCAAAACCTTCTGTCTGTGCTGTTCCCGCCCTTTGAGGCCACCGCCCCCACGCTTCTCAGCCAGCTCTTCCAAGTCATCGACAGTCATTATCAGGGAGACGCCCTGCGGTGCTTGCTGGACTTTCTGGTCCCAGCCAAGCACATCTTAGACACCGTGCAGCAGGCTGCATGT GCTCCGTACTCTGGTGTTCTTTTCGTCTATGAGGGCTGGCCTCTGTGCTTATGTGACCAAGTTGTCGTCCATCTTGCTCCCATCGACCCAGTGCTACTTCAGCCAGGTGATTTTTATCTCCAGGTGGCACCATTCTGTGACCAATCAGCTCGCATCGTGGTTTGCAGCCTCCTGGAAGACGAGGACTTATTGGAGGAAGTAGTAGAGGAAACCCCAATCCCTGAAACTTCCTATCCTTGCATATTCAGCCTTGACTGGTTAGATGAGCTCAACGACGGCCGCCAGGGAACGCCTCTCAGCCGATGCCTGCTCGCCACAGAGCAGGGCGTGGTGAGGTTACCATGGGAACGGGTGGCCGTGCCTGAATTTGCAGACAGGCCACACAGTGCTAGGAGTAGTATGGCCTCTGCTCCTCGCTCATATCCGCCTTTGCCATCTCCGCTTCctctcctttcacctcttcCTAATTCTTTATCTAATGAATCTTTACCAGTTATTCCTTCAAAGGAATCTGCACTCAAACCGCTTCCTCTAACCAttcaaaattcagttttaacaTCTTCTTCACATCCCTCTGCCTTCTCCGTGGAGACCAGAATATGTCCAGCGAAGCACGGTATTGCTGTGTCACTTTGCTTGGTTGATGCTAGTGCTGCTTCTTCGTCAAGGCTGATCAGAGTTACAGAGACTGAATCAGAGCCTAAGCCTTTAGGCTGGGTGTCCCCTAACACGTGGGATAGCCGCTTTACTGGGAAAAGTACAAGCACAAAACCAAGCACTGTTTCAGATACGTGGACCCCTACGAATACTGATCTAATTGTATGCAAAGGTGAAGATAAGGGTGCTGAAATCACAGAGCAAGATAAAGGTAAAGATAGAAACCTTCAAGATACCAGTAGAGGTGAGCCAGCACCCATTGTTGGTGCAGAAGGGGAATATATTGATATCCTTCAAGCCACTATGCTTTTTGGTAGAGCTCAGTCagttaaagaagaaaaacaaaaatcagaggCACAAATCCAACCACACGCACAAATTCAGGGACAAATGCAGAGATATCCACAGAGACTTGCACAAATCCAGCCACAGGATTCACACAGTCAAACACAAGGGCAGACAGCAACATGGATGccacctcccacacagtggcAAGCACAAGTGCAGTTACCTGCAAAGCCTCAAACGCAAAGTCATCTTAGACCCAACGCGTCTGTAGAAAAAGGACCCCCATCCACTTTCAGTCATTCCCAACCGCACCACCCTCACTCTGACTTCACTGATCCCTCTGAGTGTGTCCGGACTGTGCATTTCTCAGAGAAACCCTGTACTCCGTGCATGAGAAGAAAACAGGGCGGGAAGGTTTCCAGGGCTCAGGAGCTGAGGTGTCGATACAGGGACTCCTACCAGGCTGCGCTGCAAAATCCCGTCACCTTTggaaaggagaaagagaagggAACTGCATTAGCTGTGGTGGAGGAGGATGGTGATTTCTCACTGTGTAATAACAGACAGGGGCCACTTGAGACTGAAACAAGGGATCTGTGTTTTAATGTTCAAAGAATGTATTGTGACTCTGGGATGCAAAACCACCGTGCTGAAGCTGTTTGTAAGGAGTCGGGAGACTATGACACAACTCCGTATTGGAAACCAGGAGATACAAACATCACCCCCTGTATGGATTACAGGGGAATAAATGCTTGTCAATTTGGTGAGCTACCAGAGCAGACATATGATAGGACCACAGTGCCATTTAGGGAACCACTGGATGTAAAATCTGCCTATGGCAGCACACACAATGTGAATGGAACAAATCCAACAGTAGAAACACAGATGACCAATGCTAAAGCTCAGTCGAGCTCACATGATACTGCACAGTCACGTGTCTCCACCAAACACCACGGATTACCATTTAGTTCTAGTGAAATTTCTGGGAAGCACGTGACCCTCAAACCCTGCGAGCAGCTGCCAAACAGAACAAGTTCTGCGGGGAGCCCTTTCACAGCATCACAAAACAGACAAGTATGCACATCGGATAAAAGGTGTTCATCCCTCTCCACTGCTGTGGTGGACACCTCAGAGAAGTGTGAACTGGTTATCGTCGATGGTAAAAATGTCAGGAGGAGAGAAAATACCAACTCCTGTGCAGAGATTCCCCAGCTGCATGTggttaaatgtaaaaacagcacCGCCTTCAGATTAGTTTCACCAAAGATCAACAGGAGGAAGATGGCTGTTCCAG ATGGTGATCAGCCTGGCAGCGCTTCCATAACTAGTAGAAACAGCCAGCAAACACAGAAACCATCACAGACAGATACACCTCTAGTGGCAGGGACACAGAAGACCTCCCGGCCTCCCTCTGCTCGTCCTAGACCTGACCACTTACCTCTAGGATCTCCAGACCCCGGAGCCCACCCCCTCTATCTGGGAGTAGCATCTCTCACAg GTGGCAGAGACAGGACAGGCAGGGCAGTAGTTGAACTGTATGGTGACCACCCGGGATGGCGAACAGCTGTAACAAGCCAGGAGATCTTCCAGATGCTGCTCTACTTCCACTCAATTACCAG gaCAGAAATCAGAGACAGTGGGATGACACTAGTGTTCGATGCGAGGAAAACTAATCCTCAGCCGCACCTCTATAAGGCTTTGATGACTCTTCAG GAACAGCGCCCCCAAGCAGTGAGCAGTTTGGTTCTGCTGGTGGACAAAGAGAATAACTTCAGACCAGAAAGGTGTCCAGGGATACAG ACTGATATAGTGACATCAGTGAAATCTTTGCTGAAGCTGGCGGAGGCGAGTCAGCTGAGTTCACACCTGGATGGGACACTGTCTCATGGTAACGTTGACTGGAAGGAGCTACATCAG AAACTCTTCCCATTTGTCTACGATCTGCATGTGGCCTCCAGCCTGCTCCTGAGAGCCATCAGCAAGCTCGAGGAGCCCCGGAGGACAGATACTGTACAG GGTGTGCAGCAGTGCATGATAGACCAGAGGACTCTGATGAGGGATGTTCTGGAGGACAGCCGATTGGTCAGCCTGCAGAGAGAGGGTGGAGCTATCCTGGCTAGGCTAAGGAAGGAGAGGGACCTCAAATACCCCCACTGCGAGGACTTTAG TGATGCAGTGGACTCTGTGACAGGTCTGTACAACCACGTTGAGGAGCAGGCTCACGTCCTCGTGCAGCGGTCCAACGTGTCGCTGGAGCACCTGGAGTACCTGCTTCAACTCAGAGAGATGGAGGGGCACTTCACACAG ATTCAGCAGTGGTTTAATGAGGAGGGAGAGCACCATCTGCTGGAAGCAGAGTCAGTGGAGGACTCTGGAGACAGAATGGAGCAGATCCTCAACAGCTTCACTGGTTTCCTAATTGAAGCTAAT GACCGACGGCACCACGCCATGTCTTTGGTGTCAGAGGCCGAGCAGCTTCAGCAGAGAGGGATCTCCTACCCAGAGACTGAGGCGTTCAGGGATTTTGTCTGTACTTTCAAGTCAGGCCTGGAGGACTTCCTGTGCCGAGCAGAGGCATGCGGCAGAGAGCTGCAGATCATGGTCAACGTGTGCGATTTTTGTGAGCAG GCAACAGCACTGGCCAGTGAATGCATTGATTACCTGGACCAGTGTCAGTCCAGAATCCATGCAGTGCAGGACCTTGAAAGTGCCTCACAGGTTAAACAAAGAGACACTCTGCTCCAAAACCAAGACTCTAGTCCAAACATTGCATCCCTTTGTCAGTTTGACATCCATACAGAGCAAGGCTCACATCCAGCCACCACCGGTGTTTCCCCTTCATGCACTGACAGCTCCATCCTCCAGGCTTTCCATGACAGGTTCCAACAGTTCAGCCCGGAGAAATTCCAGGAGGTAAAGGCACAGGCCATCTTCCTGCAGGGCTCCCGGGGGATGCGTGTCTGGAACTTTGCCTGGCTGAGATGTCAGGAAGCCTGGCAGCAGCTTCAGGAGAGGATGCAGAATGTGGATGAGGTTTATCACCAACAACCAGATTCTAGCAGCTGGTGTGAAGGTCATTTTGTTGACGTGGTGAGCACTAATGTTCAGACAACTTCTCCCGGCGGCCATAATTTGGTGGTACAATCAACCCCTGGGCCTCGGCATCCGCAGTGGGAAAGCATCATTTCAGGAGCGGTGGATTTAGGAAAGAGAAGACTGATCCTGGGCAACAACTGCACTAATTCAACAGCTGTAGCCTGCTGTAACATTATCGTTAAACCTGAGGATTACAGTGAGGCTGGAATTTACCAGGGGTCAAAGGTCGCTCCACAATCTCCTCATAG GTCAGAAAGGAGAACAGAAAGAGAGGCGAGGAGGAGACAAATAAGCAGAGCAAGGAGCGAGAGAGACACTGCCGCTCTGTCTCAGTCCCACACTGTCGGCTGCCAATGGTTTCCATGGGGACGGGGTCTTGGGGTGAGGTCAGCGAGTCAGGACTCATGTACCACAGGAGTGGCAAAAGCAGGATCATCTACTCCTCCAGAGCAGCGAGTTCGAACCCCATCATCTTGTTCCCACCACGGTCAGCCGTCTTGTCGAATCCTCCAAGAAGCTCAGAAGTTTCAGATCTCCCGCCATGGGAGCTTCTGCTCAGAAGACTCCTGCATGAGCGACCACGGGACTGTGGGGGGTAAAGGGACTGCATGCTGCAAACACTCCAGCCTGCCCATTGGGAGAAATGAGGGGAACTTTGGTTTAGAGAGTCCACACGGGAGTGCCAGCCGCGCCCT GAGGCTGCAGCGTGTCATGGAGGAGTTGGTGTTCACAGAGAGGGAGTACGTCCGCTCCCTAGGCTACATCCTCACCCACTACCTCCCCCTAATGGACAGACTAGACATCCCCCAGGACCTCAGGGGCAAGCGAGGGGTCATCTTTGGCAACCTAGAGAAGCTTTATGATTTCCACAGCCACTATTTCCTGCCAGAGCTGGAGGCCTGTCCAAGGGAGCCTGCAATGATGGCCCGCTGCTTTCTCAGACAC AGTGAGAGTTTTGGTCTATATGCTTTGTACAGCAAGAACAAACCTCAATCAGATGCCCTGATCCTGCACCGTCGCCATGACATCTTCAAG AAGAAGCAGCAGGAGCTGGGAGACATGATGGACCTTTCATCCTACCTTCTGCGCCCTATCCAGAGAATTAGCAAGTACAGCCTTCTGCTACAGGACATGTTGGCTTTAGCTGGCTCATACAGGTCAAAAGATATAATGCAGGATGCACTGTGCACTTCTAATATATGCACACAAAGCGTGTCCGCCCCAGCTGTGTATGTGCCTGACCTGACAAGCAGTGAGAGAGAGCGGGAGAGGGCCGAGATCCAGGCTGCCGCAGATCTGATTCGATTTCAGATGCGTCATGGCAACGATTTACTCACCATGGATGCTATTCAGGATTGTGAT GTCAATTTGAAAGAACAAGGCCAGCTGATTCGCCAGGACGAGTTCACGGTTTTCTTCAGGAAGAAGAAATGTGTCCGCCGCGTCTTCCTCTTTGAAGATCTGATTCTCTTCAGCAAGACCAAGAAGACGGACATCGGAAACGACGTGTACATCTACAAGCAGTCATTCAAG ACAAATGACATTGGGATGACTCATAACTCTGCTATGAGCGCTCTGTGTTTTGAGATCTGGTTCCGGAGGAGAAAAAGTGAGGACACTTACACTCTGAGAGCCTCAAGCGTGGAGGTGAAGAAAGCCTGGACCACAGACCTGGAGAGGATACTCTGGGATCAGGCTGCTCACAGCAGAG AAATGCGCATGCAGGAGAGGGTATTCATGGGAATGGACCGCAAGCCATTCATGGATATTCAACCCAGTGATGCTGCGATTTGTGACCGAGCTGTCAGCTGTGTTGTTACCAGCAGAA TCCCTGTGGCGTGTTGTTCACACAGGGGTTTAGACTATCCCCGACCTCACTCCATTGGCTCTGGCAGCACCACCTCCACCACCCTCAGCCAATCGTCTTCCTCATCCGGCCGTGGCtcgctgccccctgctggacatcCTGGGAACCTGTCACAGGGCGTGGATGCCAATCCAGCTGTCTGCTCCTCCCCTGACGCTGTGACTGACAATGAACTCAACAATCATCACCTCCACCTTAACTGTGAACAGTGCGATGATCGCCATCCACTGA TGGACAGCACAGAGTCTTCTGAGTGCACGAATCTCTTGAGCAACTCGGAGCACAGCTGTCTGTCTGCCATCAGTGGCGAAATAGTGGACGACTCCTCCTGTGTATCCCAGAATTCACAGACCTGTCGGACACCCAGCCTGAGGCGAAGCAGCTCACCGACAGCTACCAGAAAGAAGCCAGGTGTAGCTCCCAAACCTCCACATCGCGCTAATTCTCAAGTGCAG GGTGATGCACTTATAATTGGAAAATCAACAGAAGTTTAA